The genomic DNA TCCTTCACATCTCTTTGTTTTTGCTTGGTTTTGCTTGCTTCTTTTTTGGCTGAGATGCGCATCGTATCGTAGATAGATAAAGTGATGGGTAATGAGCGATAACAGAGCAACGGCACCCAGGAAGTCGTCTATCTTTTGTCCGACGCTCGTCTCAGACTTGACTGAGACCAATATGCTGATTGCTCTTGTGCCAGTACGCATATTAGCCATTGCCCGCGGAAGCATTGCCCAGCGGTCAGCCCAAAGATGCAAGCGGTGAGAACGGTACCTAGGTGTTACCATTCACTTCTTGGAAAGCATCCGAACATGGCCGTGGCTTCCGCCCTTGGAtgggggcgcggcgcggcgccctcttcGGCCGTGGCATGAACTGTGCGCTGCGTACACCGGGCCGGGTTGTCGGTCGGCTGCAGGGCCGGGCCCCGCTGCGGACGCACGAGCGAGCGGTAGTGCTGTTTGGGGAAAGGTAGGGCGCACCGGTGTGTCGGAGCCATCTCAAGGCACCTTGACGGGCGCCGATTCAACATCAGGCCTGAATTACTAGCCCGGGGTTGGCATTATTGGCGAGGATGATAGGCAAGGTTACCAAGGTAGTACTTGGAAGTtacccaaggtacctagtaggtagtaCGTGTTGCTACTAGGACggatgggcagggcaggaaaTACCAACAGTATCTACTAGTAgcctactaggtacctaggtaggcaCCTTAAAACCGCCGGTCACCTTGGTAGACAGGTGAGGTTACCTGTAGGCCCTCTTGCCCGAGTTACGCCTCTCCCATGGTTACTAGTGGCGAGTCCACTCCGATCTCGCCAGTGGGCTTCAAGATGCGTTTGGCAAGCTTATAGTAACCAGCTTTTAAGTGCCAAGGCCCTGCAGGCACGGTCATTCATAGACCCGTATTCTGGGCGTCCATCGAAACGACCGCTGCAAATGGGTTTGAGGGGACCTTGCTCCAAGGCCAACCAAACCGAGGGTTGATACCAAGTACCTTATATTGCACAgaggtatactgtacgtatcGACCTCGCTGTGTCACACAATGTTCTAGAATGCGTAGTCGGGATGATGTGACGCATTGCATCCTGTGGGACCCCTGGCTGCTTCCGCACATCGGAGGGTGCGGTGCTGGAGTACATTGGTGGACGGGTCCAGACTGCCTAACAGAAGCCACATGGAAGCGGCGCCGTTGTGTGTCCAGGGGAATGTCTATGCTGTTAAGGCACTAAGGTGTGGGTGGAATGCTGTCTGGTGCCAACACggaggccagccagcgacgTGGTGCATTGCCAACAACCCCGCCACCAGCATGGGAGAGCATTGAAaaaacttttttttttggcgaGTCAGAGTGGCTTTGGGCAACAACGTTTGACGCTGCTGGAAAGGCGCACAAATGGATGGACGCGCACGCCGGTTCGCTGTGACGGGCAACGCACATATTGTGCTGCGTCAGGTAGGTCGATGCCTTCTTTCACACAAGGTCGGATTGCGGGTGTTGCAGCTTGAGGTTGAGGTTTTCGCCTGGTCGACGGGCGAGGTTTTGGTGCCGCCATCCCTGGCATGCCAGCGACACCACTCTGTTGCCAGCGCTGAGCAGCAAGGAAGCAGGAAGTCGGATGAAGCCTTATCTAAAGGCATTAGGTACTGCACAGTACTGGACGCGGTTGGCAAACACTAAGTTATACGTATCACCGATTGGATTGGCGTGGCGTCAGATGCAAGGGtcccggcgggcggcgtgctcaaCTGCGAGTGTGAGCGACGGAATGACGGAGTGCCTGCTTCTGCCATCAACGGCTGCAACAAGGTGCCCACTTGGATGGAGCCCCTCCCGTGTGGTCTGCGTGCGCAAATGGCCGCAGGGTCCGCCGACTGAGAGAGAAAGCCTCCCGAGGACGGAGGCTTAACACGGTAGTGCCGGGGGTCGAATAAAGCTTGCCTGGGTCCCTCACTGCTGCGCGAACCTCCCACATCATACACACCTCGTTACCGTACCTCGCCTTGTAGACAgacgacatcgacggcggcacaTTGCCTTTCTGATACCGGCCCACGCGGCAGTCGTCAAACGCACTCACTCCGCGCGTTCATTCGTGCGTCCCCGTGCGTCCCCGACAGGCAGCTGCCTTACCTTAGGACCAGCCGAGCGAGCACTCCGCCACCAAGCCATCGCCAGCCCGACCTCGCAACGGCAGCATCATGACTCCGGCACGAGACATCCAAGGCAGCCAccccgctgcggcgcaaaGAAGCGTCTCCCACAGCTGGGGCAACAACCTGTCAACCTCACCGACCGCCACCTTCCACTCCCCCCCCGGCAGCTGGGGAGGCAACCTGCCGTCGCGAGGGGCTCCCAAGCAGCTGAAGCCCTTCAACACGCAGGACATCAAGATTCTGCTGCTGGAGAACGTCAACAAGACGGGCCAAGAGACTTTGAAGGAGCAAGGCTATCAGGTCGAGGCTCTCAAGACATCCCTCCCAGAGGACCAGCTGATCGACAAAATCCGGTAAGCCATTCAAAcctgccgcccccctcctATCCTTGGCGCACACAAGcatacgcacgcacgtagTACTGTACTGACGCTGCATGTTCTGTTACGAAGCGATGTGCACGTCATTGGCATCCGCTCAAAGACGAAGCTCACCGAAAGGGTGCTCCGTGAAGCCAAGAAcctgctcgtcatcggctGTTTCTGCATCGGCACCAACCAAGTCGACCTTGACTACGCTGCTCGCCACGGTATCGCCGTCTTCAACTCCCCCTTTGCCAACTCGCGCAGTGTTGCCGAGCTTGTCATTGCTGAAATCATTACgctggcccgccagctcggcgatCGCTCCAATGAGATGCACCGCGGCACTTGGAACAAAGTCAGCGCCAAGTGCTGGGAGATTCGTGGAAAGACGCTTGGTGAGTTGAGGCTGTGCGCCTTAGTCCGCCTCCGGCCACTGACGCGACACGACACCTGTCTTAGGCATCGTCGGCTATGGGCATATTGGCTCCCAGCTCTCTGTCCTCGCCCAGGCTATGGGCATGAACGTAATTTACTACGACGTCGTCACCCTGATGGCCCTGGGTACTTCACGTCAGGTCTCGTCGCTTGAAGCCCTGCTCGAGGAAGCTGATTTCGTCACTCTGCACGTCCCTGATCTTCCAGAAACTCGCGGCATGATCTCGACGGCCCAGTTGGATGGCATGAAGAACGGCTCGTACCTCATCAATGCC from Purpureocillium takamizusanense chromosome 4, complete sequence includes the following:
- the SER33 gene encoding D-3-phosphoglycerate dehydrogenase 2 (EggNog:ENOG503NU0Y~BUSCO:EOG09262CO6~COG:E), whose product is MTPARDIQGSHPAAAQRSVSHSWGNNLSTSPTATFHSPPGSWGGNLPSRGAPKQLKPFNTQDIKILLLENVNKTGQETLKEQGYQVEALKTSLPEDQLIDKIRDVHVIGIRSKTKLTERVLREAKNLLVIGCFCIGTNQVDLDYAARHGIAVFNSPFANSRSVAELVIAEIITLARQLGDRSNEMHRGTWNKVSAKCWEIRGKTLGIVGYGHIGSQLSVLAQAMGMNVIYYDVVTLMALGTSRQVSSLEALLEEADFVTLHVPDLPETRGMISTAQLDGMKNGSYLINASRGSVVDIPALIRAMRSGKIAGAALDVYPHEPAANGDYFNNTLNQWGEDLRSLNNIILTPHIGGSTEEAQRAIGVEVADALVRYINQGITLGSVNLPEAQLRSLTLDEPDHARVIYIHRNVPGVLRKVNEILGDHNVDKQISDSRGDVAYLMADISNVQYNEIKDISDSLEALSCKYRHTHATRAMSVD
- the SER33 gene encoding D-3-phosphoglycerate dehydrogenase 2, variant 2 (EggNog:ENOG503NU0Y~COG:E); translation: MTPARDIQGSHPAAAQRSVSHSWGNNLSTSPTATFHSPPGSWGGNLPSRGAPKQLKPFNTQDIKILLLENVNKTGQETLKEQGYQVEALKTSLPEDQLIDKIRDVHVIGIRSKTKLTERVLREAKNLLVIGCFCIGTNQVDLDYAARHGIAVFNSPFANSRSVAELVIAEIITLARQLGDRSNEMHRGTWNKVSAKCWEIRGKTLGIVGYGHIGSQLSVLAQAMGMNVIYYDVVTLMALGTSRQVSSLEALLEEADFVTLHVPDLPETRGMISTAQLDGMKNGSYLINASRGSVVDIPALIRAMRSGKIAGAALDVYPHEPAANGDYFNNTLNQWGEDLRSLNNIILTPHIGGSTEEAQRAIGVEVADALVRYINQGITLGSVNLPEAQLRSLTLDEPDHARVIYIHRNVPGVLRKGIVAPEKDWASCFKRLTLAQ